Proteins from a genomic interval of Flammeovirgaceae bacterium SG7u.111:
- a CDS encoding carboxymuconolactone decarboxylase family protein — MYIKWGNPSISSPTKTLHICIVDCNERIRQAAKKQMFNINHKKEMANFNVPTRDEVSADNKAIFDNLKSAVGFVPNLYATLAHSETALGNYLQFQNGKTSFSKKEKEVINLVVSQENDCSYCQSAHTAIGKMNGFTDEQILEIRKGKVSFDAKLDALAKLTLAITANRGNVDQNVLDVFYAAGYTKGSLIDLVVAIADKVVMNYVHNLTQIPIDFPVAPELEAANV, encoded by the coding sequence ATGTACATCAAGTGGGGGAATCCGTCCATTTCTTCGCCTACCAAAACCCTGCACATTTGTATTGTCGATTGCAACGAACGGATAAGGCAAGCGGCAAAAAAACAAATGTTCAACATAAATCATAAAAAAGAAATGGCAAATTTTAATGTTCCAACCAGAGATGAAGTAAGTGCTGACAATAAAGCAATCTTCGACAATTTGAAAAGTGCAGTAGGTTTTGTTCCTAACCTTTACGCCACCTTGGCTCATTCGGAAACGGCTCTTGGAAACTATCTCCAATTCCAAAATGGAAAAACATCTTTCTCCAAAAAAGAAAAAGAAGTGATAAACCTAGTGGTGAGCCAAGAAAATGATTGCAGCTATTGCCAAAGTGCACACACGGCTATCGGGAAAATGAACGGGTTCACCGACGAGCAAATATTAGAGATCAGAAAAGGGAAAGTTTCATTCGATGCGAAGCTTGATGCGCTTGCGAAACTTACACTAGCCATCACCGCAAATAGAGGAAATGTAGACCAAAATGTGCTCGATGTATTTTATGCAGCAGGGTATACCAAAGGAAGCTTGATCGATTTGGTAGTAGCCATAGCCGACAAAGTGGTGATGAACTATGTACATAACCTTACCCAAATTCCAATAGACTTCCCAGTAGCTCCAGAGCTTGAAGCTGCGAACGTGTAG
- a CDS encoding pyridoxamine 5'-phosphate oxidase family protein, protein MNYANLAFTESIKKLQSQYGSRESYKKMERFTSTEALSQREIQFIEARDSFYMASYGENEFPYVQHRGGPNGFLKVLDGKTLAFLDFTGNKQYISVGNLNQNNKASLILVDYPNQARLKVYAEVEIKALDEAPELEKDVRHRNYAFKAERIILFHIKAYDWNCSQHIKQRFSLDELGDILTSKEEYIKTLEAEVKRLRDELND, encoded by the coding sequence ATGAATTATGCAAACCTAGCTTTCACTGAAAGTATTAAAAAGCTGCAAAGCCAATACGGAAGTAGGGAGAGTTACAAAAAGATGGAGCGGTTCACTTCCACCGAAGCATTGAGCCAGCGAGAAATACAATTTATAGAGGCAAGGGATAGCTTTTACATGGCATCTTATGGGGAGAACGAGTTCCCCTATGTGCAACATCGGGGCGGACCAAACGGGTTTTTGAAAGTATTGGATGGTAAAACCCTTGCCTTTTTGGACTTTACCGGAAACAAGCAATATATCTCCGTGGGAAATCTGAACCAAAACAATAAAGCTTCGCTGATTTTGGTCGATTACCCAAACCAAGCAAGGCTAAAAGTATACGCAGAGGTAGAAATCAAGGCTTTAGATGAAGCTCCTGAACTAGAAAAAGACGTCAGGCATCGGAACTATGCTTTTAAAGCAGAACGAATTATTTTGTTTCATATCAAAGCTTATGACTGGAACTGCTCGCAACACATCAAACAACGGTTCTCTTTAGATGAACTCGGAGACATCTTAACTTCCAAGGAAGAATATATAAAAACCTTAGAAGCAGAAGTGAAAAGATTGAGGGACGAACTGAACGATTAA
- a CDS encoding nuclear transport factor 2 family protein translates to MEKKYPLPPFTLETAKEKIQLAEDAWNSQNPEKVSLAYTPNSEWRNRSTFINGREEIVKFLSGKWKKELNYKLKKEYWAHTENRIAVRFEYEYRNKEGQWFRAYGNENWEFDENGLMEKRFASINDLPITEQERHL, encoded by the coding sequence ATGGAAAAAAAATATCCCTTGCCGCCTTTCACATTGGAAACCGCCAAAGAAAAAATCCAACTGGCAGAAGATGCTTGGAACAGCCAAAATCCTGAAAAAGTATCACTAGCCTACACGCCCAACAGTGAATGGCGCAACCGCTCCACTTTTATAAATGGTAGAGAAGAAATTGTGAAATTCCTTAGCGGAAAATGGAAAAAAGAGCTGAACTACAAGCTCAAAAAAGAATACTGGGCGCATACCGAAAACCGAATTGCCGTAAGGTTTGAATACGAATACAGAAACAAAGAAGGACAATGGTTTAGGGCGTATGGAAACGAAAACTGGGAATTTGACGAAAACGGATTGATGGAGAAAAGATTCGCAAGCATAAACGATTTACCAATTACTGAACAAGAAAGACACTTATAA
- a CDS encoding glyceraldehyde 3-phosphate dehydrogenase NAD-binding domain-containing protein, translating into MKRIAINGMGRIGRTSLKIILDTPGLELVAVNDIAPIENIAYLLKYDSVHGTLEKDIEAKEGELFIDGKPLLFLNEKDPEKLPWKELGVDVVIESTGIFTNEDDAAKHVKAGAKTVVLSGPTKSPNIPTVVHGVNTEDGKASIFSCASCTTNNISPVMEILGRRIGIKKAIMTTIHADTASNKTVDSPAKDFRMGRSGLNNLIPTTTGAAIATGKALPQFVGKFDGLSVRVPVAVGSISDITIVTERPTSAEEVNEILAQEAATERYKKVFAVSKDPLVSSDIIKSPYASIADLPMTKVVDGDLLKVLTWYDNEWGFTNQMIRQILGL; encoded by the coding sequence ATGAAACGAATAGCGATAAATGGAATGGGGCGCATAGGCCGTACTTCCTTGAAAATTATTTTAGATACTCCTGGGCTTGAGCTGGTCGCCGTAAATGACATTGCACCCATTGAAAATATAGCCTATCTTCTCAAATACGACAGCGTTCATGGTACTTTGGAAAAAGATATTGAAGCAAAAGAAGGCGAACTTTTCATTGATGGAAAACCGCTCTTGTTTTTGAATGAAAAAGATCCTGAAAAACTGCCTTGGAAAGAACTTGGCGTAGATGTGGTTATTGAAAGCACAGGTATTTTCACCAACGAAGACGATGCTGCAAAGCATGTAAAAGCTGGAGCGAAAACGGTAGTCCTTTCTGGCCCGACCAAGAGCCCGAACATACCCACTGTTGTCCATGGAGTAAACACTGAAGATGGAAAGGCAAGCATATTTTCTTGTGCCAGCTGTACCACCAACAACATCAGTCCCGTAATGGAGATTTTAGGTCGAAGGATTGGTATCAAGAAAGCCATCATGACAACAATTCACGCCGATACGGCCTCCAACAAAACCGTTGATTCCCCCGCCAAAGATTTCCGAATGGGAAGGTCGGGACTGAACAATTTGATCCCAACAACTACCGGTGCTGCAATAGCTACAGGAAAAGCATTGCCCCAATTTGTTGGCAAGTTCGATGGATTGTCTGTTCGCGTCCCAGTAGCCGTAGGTTCTATTTCCGATATCACTATCGTAACAGAAAGACCTACTTCTGCCGAGGAAGTAAATGAAATATTGGCCCAAGAAGCCGCCACGGAGAGGTACAAAAAGGTATTTGCCGTAAGCAAAGATCCTTTGGTTTCTTCCGATATCATCAAAAGTCCGTACGCTTCTATTGCCGACTTGCCCATGACCAAAGTGGTAGATGGCGACTTGCTAAAAGTATTGACCTGGTACGATAACGAATGGGGCTTCACCAACCAAATGATCCGCCAGATTTTGGGTCTGTAA
- a CDS encoding cobyric acid synthase, translating to MNKYRSVMFVGTGSDVGKSIINAGFCRIFKQDGMNPAPYKAQNMSLNSYATPDGLEIGRAQAVQAEAAGVPCATEMNPVLLKPTSDKSSQVVLHGKPFGNQSAWDYFMDNNKQNLFEEVKGAYDKLAQKYSPIVMEGAGSISELNLKKRDITNMRIAQHANAATFLIADIDKGGVFGSVYGTIKLLEEDEQRLIKGIIINKFRGDIKLFEDGRKIMEEITGVPVVGVVPYFRDIQIEEEDSVVVDRKIREAVSGKVNVAVVLLRRMSNFTDFNALEKDDRVNLFYTNNPSEIEKADIVIIPGSKNTIEDLIDLKNNGAGKAIYDARKNGKTVIGICGGYQMLGISIEDPLHTESNYSFMTGLGLLPVKTTLEEEKVTEQQTFQFKGISEKCSGYEIHMGTSELENSAEPLATLADGRKDGCWVDEKCWGTYLHGVLDNDEIINQLIAPYVKGELKARKVDYQTFKEEQYDKLADMLRGCMDMDYIYKVLRNEA from the coding sequence ATGAACAAATACAGATCAGTGATGTTTGTGGGCACGGGCTCCGATGTAGGGAAAAGTATTATCAATGCAGGCTTTTGCCGAATATTTAAGCAAGATGGCATGAACCCAGCTCCTTACAAAGCCCAAAATATGTCCCTCAACAGCTATGCAACTCCTGACGGGCTGGAAATAGGCAGGGCGCAGGCGGTACAAGCCGAGGCAGCTGGTGTTCCTTGTGCCACGGAAATGAACCCTGTGCTCCTCAAACCCACCAGCGACAAATCTTCGCAAGTAGTACTACATGGCAAGCCCTTTGGGAATCAGTCTGCATGGGATTATTTCATGGACAACAACAAGCAAAACCTATTTGAAGAAGTAAAAGGCGCTTACGATAAGCTAGCTCAAAAGTACAGCCCAATAGTGATGGAAGGAGCCGGGAGTATTTCTGAGCTGAACCTCAAAAAGCGGGACATCACCAATATGCGCATAGCCCAGCACGCCAATGCAGCTACTTTTCTGATTGCCGATATTGACAAAGGCGGCGTGTTTGGGAGCGTGTATGGCACCATCAAACTACTGGAAGAAGACGAACAGCGACTTATAAAAGGTATTATCATCAATAAATTCAGGGGAGACATCAAGCTTTTTGAAGATGGGAGGAAAATAATGGAAGAGATTACGGGAGTGCCCGTGGTGGGAGTTGTGCCCTATTTCCGAGATATACAGATAGAGGAAGAAGATTCGGTGGTGGTAGATAGAAAAATAAGGGAAGCTGTAAGTGGAAAAGTGAATGTGGCGGTGGTGCTCCTCCGAAGGATGTCAAACTTCACCGATTTCAATGCTTTGGAAAAAGACGACCGTGTAAACCTTTTTTATACCAACAACCCTAGCGAAATAGAAAAAGCTGATATCGTAATTATCCCCGGAAGCAAAAACACCATTGAAGACCTAATCGACCTTAAAAACAACGGGGCTGGAAAAGCGATTTACGATGCCCGAAAAAACGGGAAGACTGTGATTGGGATTTGCGGTGGCTACCAAATGCTGGGAATTTCCATAGAAGACCCGCTCCACACCGAAAGCAATTATTCTTTTATGACAGGGCTAGGTTTGCTCCCCGTGAAAACGACGCTGGAAGAGGAAAAAGTGACCGAACAGCAGACCTTCCAGTTCAAAGGAATTTCGGAAAAATGTTCGGGCTACGAAATCCATATGGGCACGAGTGAGTTGGAAAATAGCGCAGAACCACTGGCCACCCTCGCCGATGGCAGAAAAGACGGCTGCTGGGTAGATGAAAAATGCTGGGGAACCTACCTCCACGGCGTGCTGGACAACGATGAAATCATCAACCAACTAATAGCTCCTTATGTAAAAGGAGAGCTGAAAGCCCGCAAAGTCGATTACCAAACCTTCAAAGAAGAACAGTACGACAAACTCGCCGACATGCTCCGTGGCTGCATGGATATGGACTATATATATAAGGTGTTGCGAAACGAGGCGTGA
- a CDS encoding AraC family transcriptional regulator has translation MNNETLASEQFQLINTDTNLLAFKVGQFSCDTFSDLQRLPYYTILWVKEGKGVLKTEFSEKEIKKGQALFFTPYQPFQLIEEESLKGEYFNFHSDFYCIYQYDKEIGCNGVLFNTIYGQNLIQLNEQSQQTFENIFSLVKDEMQHSNISQHHMLTTQLKMLLIYAVRIKAEQNDIDVKGVKEQKEPAVLQKLKDLIEEHYKDKHAPTEYAELLHITPKNLGKLTKSYFDKTPTELISERIVVEAKRDLYLTDNPIKVIAYELGFNDEYHFSKYFKKHTGVSPQGFRDNVGFNALARV, from the coding sequence ATGAATAACGAAACACTTGCCTCTGAACAGTTTCAACTCATCAACACCGATACCAACTTACTTGCCTTTAAAGTAGGGCAGTTTTCTTGCGACACATTTTCCGATCTACAGCGACTTCCCTATTATACGATTTTGTGGGTAAAAGAAGGTAAAGGAGTACTTAAAACTGAGTTTTCAGAAAAGGAAATAAAAAAGGGGCAAGCCTTGTTTTTCACCCCTTACCAGCCTTTCCAGCTCATTGAAGAGGAAAGCTTGAAAGGGGAATACTTCAATTTCCATTCAGACTTTTATTGTATTTACCAATACGACAAAGAGATAGGCTGCAATGGAGTTTTGTTCAATACCATTTACGGTCAAAACCTGATTCAGCTGAACGAACAATCTCAGCAAACTTTCGAAAATATATTCTCTTTGGTAAAGGACGAAATGCAGCATAGTAACATCTCCCAACATCATATGCTCACTACACAGCTCAAAATGTTGCTGATCTATGCCGTGAGGATAAAAGCTGAGCAAAATGACATAGATGTAAAGGGGGTAAAAGAGCAAAAAGAGCCTGCGGTGTTGCAAAAATTGAAAGATTTGATTGAGGAACATTACAAGGACAAGCACGCCCCAACCGAATATGCCGAATTGCTTCACATCACTCCAAAAAACTTGGGGAAACTCACCAAAAGTTATTTTGACAAAACCCCAACAGAACTCATTTCGGAGCGGATAGTAGTGGAAGCCAAGCGAGATTTGTACCTCACCGACAATCCTATCAAAGTAATTGCCTACGAGCTAGGCTTCAACGACGAGTATCACTTCAGCAAGTACTTCAAGAAACATACAGGAGTTAGCCCCCAAGGCTTTCGCGATAATGTAGGATTTAACGCTTTGGCAAGGGTGTAA